The Cetobacterium sp. 8H DNA window ATTTAGAAAAAGTAAAAATTAGAATTCTATCAAAACCTATCTGTTTTATTGAAATTAAGGTAGAACCTACAAGGTGTTTTTTTAGATTTAAAGAGAATGTACTGTTCTCTTCCAAGAGATTATCTTCTTTCGTATTTGAAAGGTAGCATAACGAAAGAGAAGGGAAACAAGAGAATATTAATCTCTGTTTCCCAAAGTTCATAGAGATTGCAAGAGAACTTGTTTGAACAATTTTATTTGCACTTTTCCCTTTTAAACTATTCTCAAGTTCACTCTTTATTTTATTAAGTGAGATACCATCAAGGTATAGCATTATTCTTCTACCTTAATAGCAATTATATTTTTTGCATCCAGTAAATTGACTTTTAAAATTAAACCATCCTCTTTCAGAAGGGCTACCTTATCCTTCTCTTCAGAATCAACTATTTTAACTGATGTATAATGTTCGATTCCATTAGCAGAAAAATAATCTTGAATAATAGGTGTTCCTTTAACTTCAGTTATAGAAACAACAGCACCAACTGGAAACTCTGTAACTGAATGAGGTTTGAAGAATTCTGTTTTGTCTTCAAGGTTTTTTAATATCAACTCAAAAGTTTTAGTAAAATGATCTAAATCTTTTTCAGGAATATTTTCTGTGATAGTAGATATTATATTTTTGTGATAGTTATTATGATAACCTAAGGCTTCCAATCCTTTTTTTGACAGAGAAACATAAACTTTTCTTCTGTCAGCATCAGAACGCACTCTATCAATAAATCCTTTTTCTCTAAGTTTTGTAATTGCAACAGTAGCAGTTCCCATAGTTATTCCAAGTCTATCAGAAAGTTCATTCATACTCAGTGATTCCTTGCCAATAGCTTCAATTATATGTAGCTCTGTATGTGTTAAACATTTGATTCCTCTTTTTAAAGCTAAATCTTCTGTTTCGTAAAAAAGTTTATAGAAATTTTCTAAAACATCATTAACTTTATTTATATTATTCATATTTTACATCTCCTTTAAAGATTTAATTCTCTCTTCATAATTTCCAGAGAATACATAAGATCCTGCAACAAAAATGTTTGCTCCAGCTTCGATACATTTTCCAATAGTTTCATTCGTGATACCACCATCTACTTGGATATCAACTGATTGGTTAAGAGAACGCACTTCTCTTATTTTTTGG harbors:
- a CDS encoding MarR family winged helix-turn-helix transcriptional regulator, which codes for MNNINKVNDVLENFYKLFYETEDLALKRGIKCLTHTELHIIEAIGKESLSMNELSDRLGITMGTATVAITKLREKGFIDRVRSDADRRKVYVSLSKKGLEALGYHNNYHKNIISTITENIPEKDLDHFTKTFELILKNLEDKTEFFKPHSVTEFPVGAVVSITEVKGTPIIQDYFSANGIEHYTSVKIVDSEEKDKVALLKEDGLILKVNLLDAKNIIAIKVEE